Below is a genomic region from Geoglobus acetivorans.
CATTCGAAAGGGTATAATCGGCGAGGATGCTGGCGGGAGGGTAATGCGGGAGATTGACGAGGAACTGGTCGAGCTTGAAAGTGGCGAGAGCGAATAGCTTCGAAAATCAGGCTATAATTTTTCAGAGTTCATGACCTCAACCAGGTTCCAGCATATCATCAGCTTCGCAACCTCTGTGGAGCTTGCATACTCTCCAACGTCCCACTTGAGCTTTTCTCCCGTCTCGTCCCTCAGAACGTCGAGGAGCGATTCGAAAATTTCCACGCTCAGAAAGCCATCCACGTCTATGAAGCTCGCCCTTCTTCCGTGGTAGTAGTCCGAGAAGAAGGATATGGCGAAATCCCTTTCTCCGGCCTTGATCATCCTCGAGAGGTCCAGTTTCAGGCCGACATGCTTCATGTTCACCGAAAGGTTGGTGAAGACGAGCCTTACCCGGTACATCTCCTCCTGGGAGGACAGGTAGGCTATCCTTTCCGAGCTCTTCAGCATGCTGGGGTAGATCTTCACGATTGTGTCGGCATAGATTTTCTGGAAGTCCACGAATCTCTTGTAGTCCGGCTCCCTCAGGATTATCTCCCTGATGACGTCCTCTCTCCTGTAGCCTCTCTCCTCAACATCCCTTTTCAGCTTCCACATCCTCTTGATCTCTCTGGCAGGATCAACGAATATCCTGTAGTCGTAAATCTCGTTGAGCCCTTCGTAGAGGGTGTGCAGCCCCTCGGCGATCACGATTTCCCCTGGCTTAAAGGTCTCGCAGCACCTCCTCTCGCCGAGAGAGTGGTCGTAAACCGGCTTCTCAATCGCTTTTCCATCCCTGAGATTCAGCAGGTGCTCCCTGAACAGCTCCAGGTCAGTCATTTCAGGATTGAGGGGCGTTATTCCCCTCTCAAGCCTCTCCCTCCTGGACAGGGTGTGGTAGTCGTCCATGCTGAACGCTGCAACTCTTCCGGGAAACATCTTCCTGATGCCCTCGGCAAAAGTTGTTTTGCCTGAACCGCTGTCTCCGGCGATGCCTATCAGGAAAACCCTCCCCATCGGGAGGATTTTACACTGAAAAAAGAAAAGCTTTTCTCATTTCATCCCTGTGCTGAGGGCTGTTTTTGAGGTGTGTCTTCATGGCTCCACTACAGCGTTGGAGTGCATTGGGTTCCTGGATGTTCGGCAGAGTTTCCCGCCGCGGAAACTCCTCCACAAAATAGGGTGTAAATGGGCTCAGTGAATGTTTGAAAAACCCTGTGTGTCGATGGGCTTTCATTAGCTTCCAGGATCGTCGGTCAGCCCTTTCGCAAGCTCCCTGACTCTTTCCTCAATGTGCTTGTCCGCATCCTCCCCGTACATCTCAATAAGCTCCACTATCGCGCTGCCGACAATC
It encodes:
- a CDS encoding phosphoribulokinase, translating into MGRVFLIGIAGDSGSGKTTFAEGIRKMFPGRVAAFSMDDYHTLSRRERLERGITPLNPEMTDLELFREHLLNLRDGKAIEKPVYDHSLGERRCCETFKPGEIVIAEGLHTLYEGLNEIYDYRIFVDPAREIKRMWKLKRDVEERGYRREDVIREIILREPDYKRFVDFQKIYADTIVKIYPSMLKSSERIAYLSSQEEMYRVRLVFTNLSVNMKHVGLKLDLSRMIKAGERDFAISFFSDYYHGRRASFIDVDGFLSVEIFESLLDVLRDETGEKLKWDVGEYASSTEVAKLMICWNLVEVMNSEKL